One genomic region from Leptospiraceae bacterium encodes:
- a CDS encoding haloacid dehalogenase-like hydrolase, whose protein sequence is MNYKKIPYLVFSLFLIFQTCEPAKPPVSFSPIQGFSEEVNNQLRSFFEDTKNHPDRKIAVFDGDGTVLGQAPHYLADECLYEVAKQKPEKKPEVIKKMVKLSNVSMDYVQLRVHFFEGDSLEYLRELGRTCYHKYYKGKVFSSMVSLIDNLKKHNFEVWIVTASPEAMYQKFLSEELHIPITHIIGVKSVIREGKITSEMVQPIPQDNGKMEAIETFVQGKPLLVGGNSRGDKEMIEYSAKLKLIVNPDEHVAADQKESIASYAKKSGWLIVKQRDVPSADFPNISKTEYNIRVNKTNE, encoded by the coding sequence ATGAATTATAAAAAAATCCCTTATTTAGTATTCAGTTTATTTCTAATATTTCAAACCTGTGAACCGGCAAAACCACCTGTGAGTTTCAGTCCGATACAGGGATTCTCAGAGGAAGTTAATAATCAGCTAAGGTCTTTTTTTGAAGATACAAAAAATCATCCGGATAGAAAGATTGCCGTCTTTGATGGGGATGGAACGGTTCTGGGACAGGCACCACATTATCTTGCCGATGAATGTCTCTATGAAGTTGCCAAACAAAAACCGGAAAAGAAGCCGGAAGTCATTAAGAAAATGGTAAAACTCTCCAATGTTTCTATGGACTATGTTCAACTTCGGGTTCATTTCTTTGAGGGAGATTCTTTGGAGTATTTAAGAGAATTAGGTAGAACCTGTTACCATAAGTATTATAAGGGAAAAGTTTTTTCCTCTATGGTTTCTTTAATTGATAATTTAAAGAAACATAATTTTGAAGTTTGGATAGTTACAGCCAGCCCGGAAGCAATGTACCAAAAGTTTCTAAGCGAAGAACTGCATATTCCTATAACCCACATTATTGGAGTAAAGTCGGTGATACGGGAAGGGAAGATTACATCAGAAATGGTTCAACCTATTCCCCAGGATAATGGAAAGATGGAAGCCATTGAAACCTTTGTGCAGGGTAAACCTCTTCTGGTTGGAGGTAATAGTCGGGGCGATAAGGAAATGATTGAATATAGTGCAAAGCTAAAACTTATCGTAAACCCGGATGAGCATGTGGCAGCGGATCAGAAAGAAAGTATTGCTTCTTATGCAAAGAAAAGCGGTTGGTTAATTGTAAAACAGAGAGATGTTCCTTCGGCTGATTTTCCTAATATATCTAAAACAGAATATAATATTCGAGTAAATAAAACAAACGAGTAA